In Bacteroidota bacterium, one DNA window encodes the following:
- a CDS encoding LysE family translocator, producing the protein MFDPLISGISFGLLLAVMLGPVFFTLLQTSLHEGFKAGVHLAVGVLISDATLIGVCVFFASQLNLLDQYRITMGWIGGILMIGFGLFNFFRKVVVKEIDDNKKTVHAKFMLKGFLLNIINPAVLLFWLGIVSVMSVKEDYTPSHHLMFFGSLLSTVFLTDLLKSYVAHRIKNLLKPNVMLWINRVIGTVLVGFGVNMILKVINV; encoded by the coding sequence ATGTTCGACCCGCTCATTTCCGGCATCAGCTTCGGACTACTACTTGCCGTCATGCTTGGTCCGGTCTTTTTCACGCTTTTACAAACAAGTTTACATGAAGGATTTAAAGCAGGAGTTCACCTTGCAGTTGGTGTCCTCATCAGTGATGCTACCCTGATTGGAGTCTGTGTTTTTTTTGCATCACAATTGAATCTTTTAGATCAATATAGAATTACAATGGGTTGGATTGGCGGAATTCTAATGATTGGCTTTGGATTGTTCAATTTTTTCAGAAAGGTTGTCGTTAAAGAAATTGACGACAATAAAAAAACGGTACATGCGAAATTTATGCTAAAAGGCTTTTTGCTGAACATAATCAATCCGGCAGTGTTATTATTCTGGCTGGGAATTGTGAGTGTTATGTCAGTAAAAGAAGATTACACCCCTTCCCACCACCTTATGTTCTTCGGAAGTCTGCTTTCAACTGTCTTTTTAACTGACCTCTTGAAAAGCTATGTCGCCCACCGCATTAAAAATCTGTTAAAACCGAATGTAATGCTATGGATCAATAGAGTTATAGGAACAGTACTTGTTGGATTCGGAGTGAATATGATCCTGAAAGTTATTAATGTTTAA
- a CDS encoding GH3 auxin-responsive promoter family protein yields MPLLGVLIKQGLKLSSQIRLRFRSPAYYQKKELKSLLSKAADTSFGKKFNFEGILNSSDPVSEFQNNIPVYNYNTIFEQWWHRCLAEEKDVCWPGHIKYFALSSGTSEAASKHIPVTAEMVKSLRKASIRQIITLGKYDLPATTFEKGILWLGGSTDLKKHGGYYEGDVSGISARRTPIWFQKYYKPGKKISKEKDWNVKLEEITKEAHNWDIGIITGVPSWVQLLLEKVIAHYNLKTIHDIWPNLRVYAHGGVSFEPYRKGFERFFSEKVHYIEMYPASEGFFAFQYEPNVRHMKLITDNGIFYEFIPFNDENFDSSGELKLSAKAVTIEHAANNVDYALLLSSCAGAWRYMIGDVVRFVDVSQGNIIISGRTKHFLSLVGEHLSVDNMNKAIEHLSAELDIEIPEYMVTGVPFENSFAHQWFLGVNKELDLGKAKQILDNKLKEINDDYAVERISALKDIIIETVPVEYFYEYMTTKGKMGGQNKFPRVMKSMQAEEWKSFLAKKK; encoded by the coding sequence ATGCCATTACTCGGAGTACTTATTAAACAAGGATTAAAACTGAGCAGTCAGATTCGACTTCGATTCCGTAGTCCGGCATATTATCAAAAGAAGGAATTGAAAAGCTTACTTAGTAAAGCCGCCGACACTTCCTTTGGTAAAAAATTCAACTTCGAAGGAATTCTTAATTCATCTGATCCTGTAAGCGAATTTCAAAACAATATTCCGGTATATAATTACAATACCATTTTCGAACAATGGTGGCACCGCTGTCTGGCAGAGGAAAAAGATGTTTGTTGGCCGGGTCACATTAAATATTTTGCATTAAGTTCAGGCACTTCTGAAGCTGCCAGCAAGCACATTCCGGTAACTGCAGAAATGGTGAAGTCACTCCGTAAGGCTAGTATCCGACAGATCATCACACTTGGCAAATATGATCTTCCCGCTACGACATTCGAAAAAGGAATTTTATGGCTAGGCGGAAGTACTGATCTGAAAAAACATGGCGGTTACTATGAGGGTGATGTTAGTGGAATTTCTGCAAGACGTACTCCTATCTGGTTTCAGAAATACTATAAACCCGGAAAGAAGATCTCTAAAGAGAAAGACTGGAATGTAAAACTGGAAGAGATCACAAAAGAAGCACACAACTGGGATATTGGAATCATTACCGGCGTTCCTTCCTGGGTGCAATTGCTCCTGGAAAAAGTGATAGCACATTATAATCTCAAGACAATTCATGATATCTGGCCGAATCTCCGCGTGTATGCTCATGGTGGAGTTTCTTTCGAACCCTATAGAAAAGGATTCGAAAGATTTTTTTCAGAGAAAGTGCATTATATAGAGATGTATCCGGCCTCAGAAGGATTTTTTGCATTTCAATACGAACCGAATGTCCGGCATATGAAACTTATCACTGACAATGGAATTTTTTACGAATTCATTCCATTCAATGATGAAAACTTTGATAGCTCAGGTGAATTAAAACTTTCGGCAAAAGCAGTAACTATTGAACATGCTGCAAACAATGTTGATTACGCTTTGTTGCTCAGCAGTTGTGCCGGTGCGTGGAGATACATGATCGGAGATGTGGTCAGATTTGTAGATGTTTCACAAGGCAATATTATAATCAGTGGAAGAACGAAACATTTTCTTAGTCTTGTCGGCGAGCACTTGTCTGTCGATAATATGAATAAGGCTATTGAACATTTATCCGCTGAACTTGACATAGAAATTCCCGAATACATGGTGACCGGAGTTCCATTTGAAAATTCATTTGCACATCAATGGTTCCTCGGGGTAAATAAAGAACTTGACCTTGGTAAAGCAAAGCAGATCCTTGATAATAAATTAAAGGAAATAAATGATGATTATGCTGTTGAGAGAATTTCTGCATTGAAAGATATAATTATCGAAACAGTTCCGGTTGAATATTTTTATGAATATATGACCACTAAAGGAAAAATGGGTGGACAGAATAAATTTCCGAGAGTTATGAAGTCGATGCAAGCTGAAGAATGGAAATCTTTTTTAGCAAAAAAGAAATAA
- a CDS encoding isocitrate dehydrogenase (NADP(+)), producing the protein MSSKIKVTNPVVELDGDEMTRIIWKFIKDKFIHPYLDLDIKYFDLGMEHRDATNDQVTIDSAEAIKKYSVGIKCATITPDEARVKEFSLKQMWKSPNGTIRNILDGTVFREPIVISNVPRLVPNWTAPICIGRHAFGDQYRATDTVIKGKGKLTMTFTPEGGGDAQVFEVYNFKGDGVALAMYNTDESIRGFASSCFNQALMKKWPLYLSTKNTILKKYDGRFKDIFEEIYNAEYKSKFEAAGITYEHRLIDDMVASALKWNGNFVWACKNYDGDVQSDTVAQGFGSLGLMTSVLVTPDGKTMEAEAAHGTVTRHYRDHQAGKPTSTNPIASIFAWTRGLEFRGKLDNNQELIRFCKTLEEACIETVEKGIMTKDLAVTIHGNKVDHGKHYVYTEEFLDAIDVTLKNKLAVPA; encoded by the coding sequence CATTAAAGATAAATTCATTCATCCATATCTTGACCTTGACATCAAATACTTTGACCTTGGAATGGAGCATCGTGATGCTACGAATGATCAGGTAACAATTGATTCAGCTGAAGCAATTAAGAAATATAGTGTCGGAATTAAATGTGCAACGATCACACCTGACGAAGCACGTGTAAAAGAATTCAGCCTGAAACAAATGTGGAAATCGCCAAACGGAACGATCAGAAACATTTTAGATGGCACTGTTTTCCGTGAGCCGATCGTGATCAGTAATGTACCGCGTCTTGTGCCAAACTGGACTGCGCCAATCTGTATTGGTCGTCATGCATTTGGTGATCAATACCGTGCTACTGATACTGTGATCAAAGGAAAAGGAAAATTGACCATGACTTTCACACCTGAAGGTGGCGGTGATGCGCAGGTTTTTGAAGTTTATAATTTCAAAGGTGATGGTGTTGCATTAGCAATGTATAACACTGATGAATCCATTCGTGGTTTTGCAAGCTCTTGCTTTAATCAGGCATTGATGAAAAAGTGGCCACTTTATCTTTCAACAAAAAATACAATCCTGAAAAAATACGACGGTAGGTTTAAAGATATTTTCGAAGAAATTTATAATGCAGAATACAAATCTAAATTTGAAGCTGCAGGAATTACATACGAACATCGTTTGATCGATGACATGGTTGCATCAGCTTTAAAATGGAATGGAAATTTTGTGTGGGCATGTAAAAATTACGATGGCGATGTACAATCTGATACGGTAGCGCAAGGATTCGGTTCATTAGGACTAATGACTTCTGTGCTTGTAACTCCTGATGGAAAAACAATGGAAGCAGAAGCAGCACATGGTACTGTAACACGTCACTACAGAGATCATCAGGCAGGTAAACCGACTTCAACTAATCCGATCGCATCGATTTTCGCATGGACTCGCGGATTGGAATTCCGTGGTAAACTTGACAACAATCAGGAATTGATCCGTTTCTGTAAAACACTTGAAGAAGCGTGTATTGAAACAGTTGAAAAGGGTATCATGACCAAAGATCTTGCAGTAACAATTCATGGAAACAAGGTTGATCATGGAAAACATTATGTGTATACAGAAGAGTTTCTGGATGCTATTGATGTGACTTTGAAAAATAAACTGGCAGTTCCTGCATGA